From Burkholderia pseudomultivorans, the proteins below share one genomic window:
- a CDS encoding undecaprenyl-phosphate glucose phosphotransferase yields MLSVLARVIDIAMVVTGALIAAALHGGSVWFSDLQRTMVLFDCLLVVVCFPAFGIYQSWRGKRLVGLMGRVAFAWLVVELAGILMSFSFHQSGELSRLWLGYWAVVTVTLLAGSKACVHAVLRRLRRGGFNLKAVAIVGGTPAARRLIAQMRARPEAGFNPVCVYDESAAAGDVALDDVRIERQFESLVWLVRSRAIRELWLTLPISEERRIHQIVTVFRHDFVNIRFIPDVRSLSFFNQEVVEVLGVPAINLAASPITDVRILPKFVFDRLFALAALAMLAPLMLLIAVLIKATSAGPVFFRQKRKGIDGHEFEIYKFRSMKVHQEVAGQVTQATRNDSRVTPVGRFLRRTSLDELPQFINVLKGEMSVVGPRPHALAHDDIYKDLVKGYMFRYRIKPGITGWAQINGFRGETDQIEKMMGRVKLDLYYMQNWSFWLDIKIVALTLWKGFTGSNAY; encoded by the coding sequence ATGTTGAGCGTGCTGGCGAGAGTCATCGATATCGCGATGGTCGTGACGGGGGCCCTGATCGCCGCCGCGCTGCACGGCGGCAGCGTCTGGTTCAGCGATCTGCAGCGCACGATGGTGCTGTTCGATTGCCTGCTCGTCGTCGTGTGTTTCCCGGCGTTCGGCATCTACCAGTCGTGGCGCGGCAAGCGGCTCGTCGGGCTGATGGGGCGCGTCGCGTTCGCGTGGCTCGTGGTCGAGCTCGCGGGCATCCTGATGAGCTTCAGCTTTCACCAGTCGGGCGAGCTGTCGCGACTGTGGCTCGGCTACTGGGCCGTCGTGACCGTGACGCTGCTGGCTGGCTCGAAGGCGTGCGTTCATGCGGTGCTGCGGCGGCTGCGGCGCGGCGGCTTCAACCTGAAGGCGGTCGCGATCGTCGGCGGCACGCCGGCGGCGCGCCGGCTGATCGCGCAGATGCGGGCGCGGCCGGAAGCGGGCTTCAACCCGGTGTGCGTGTACGACGAAAGCGCGGCGGCCGGCGACGTGGCGCTCGACGACGTGCGCATCGAGCGGCAGTTCGAATCGCTGGTGTGGCTCGTGCGCAGCCGCGCGATCCGCGAGCTGTGGCTCACCTTGCCGATTTCGGAAGAGCGGCGGATCCACCAGATCGTCACGGTGTTCCGTCATGACTTCGTGAACATCCGCTTCATCCCGGACGTGCGCAGCCTGTCGTTCTTCAACCAGGAAGTGGTCGAGGTGCTCGGCGTGCCGGCGATCAACCTCGCGGCGTCGCCGATCACCGACGTGCGGATCCTGCCGAAGTTCGTGTTCGACCGGCTGTTCGCGCTGGCCGCGCTTGCGATGCTCGCGCCGCTGATGCTGCTGATCGCGGTGCTGATCAAGGCGACGTCGGCCGGGCCGGTGTTCTTTCGCCAGAAGCGCAAGGGCATCGACGGGCACGAGTTCGAGATCTACAAGTTCCGCTCGATGAAGGTGCATCAGGAAGTGGCGGGGCAGGTCACGCAGGCGACCCGGAACGACTCGCGCGTGACGCCGGTCGGCCGGTTCCTGCGCCGCACGAGCCTCGACGAGCTGCCGCAGTTCATCAACGTGCTGAAGGGCGAGATGTCGGTGGTCGGCCCGCGTCCGCATGCGCTCGCGCACGACGACATCTACAAGGATCTGGTCAAGGGCTACATGTTCCGCTACCGGATCAAGCCCGGCATCACCGGCTGGGCACAGATCAACGGTTTTCGCGGCGAAACCGACCAGATCGAGAAGATGATGGGCCGCGTGAAGCTCGACCTGTACTACATGCAGAACTGGTCGTTCTGGCTCGACATCAAGATCGTCGCGCTGACGCTCTGGAAAGGTTTCACCGGCAGCAACGCTTACTGA
- a CDS encoding glycosyltransferase family 4 protein, producing MTTTKVHVHLFYGADPRSYRKGENIGCLYGYHHAESDEFRLTYSQDRRENRVASVARRALKAALGFDVVHAWRNRAALLNTDVIWTHTEQEHLAAALVLKLAGAQGKRPLLLAQSVWLFDKWGSFGGPRRWLYRKLLARADVLTTLARDNAELCRRYLGRDAEFVYYGLNTQDFPPVEPQAWRPNRPLRIAAIGNDRDRDWRTFLAAFGGDERYDVRLATRRRVPREWHAPNVKIGSASGLAKQHELYAWADVIVVPLRPNFHASGITVMLEAAAVGKPMIVSDVGGLSDYFPHDTAAYVPPFDSQALRQAADRFVADPAAALACARAAAARLRERDLTTQAFAEQHVRITRDLLRRRHTPAPAGLAMPLADSRPSSQ from the coding sequence ATGACCACGACGAAAGTTCACGTCCACCTGTTTTACGGCGCCGATCCGCGTTCCTACCGGAAAGGCGAGAACATCGGCTGCCTGTACGGCTATCACCACGCCGAATCCGACGAGTTCCGACTGACCTATTCGCAGGACCGGCGCGAGAACCGCGTCGCGAGCGTCGCGCGCCGCGCGCTGAAGGCCGCGCTCGGCTTCGACGTCGTGCACGCGTGGCGCAACCGCGCCGCGCTGCTGAATACCGACGTGATCTGGACGCATACAGAGCAGGAGCACCTGGCCGCGGCGCTGGTCCTGAAGCTCGCCGGCGCGCAGGGCAAGCGGCCGCTGCTGCTCGCGCAGAGCGTCTGGCTGTTCGACAAGTGGGGCAGCTTCGGCGGTCCGCGCCGCTGGCTGTACCGCAAGCTGCTCGCGCGCGCCGACGTGCTGACCACGCTCGCGCGCGACAACGCCGAGCTGTGCCGCCGCTACCTCGGCCGCGATGCCGAGTTCGTCTACTACGGGCTGAACACGCAGGACTTCCCGCCGGTCGAGCCGCAGGCGTGGCGCCCGAACCGGCCGCTCAGGATCGCGGCGATCGGCAACGATCGCGACCGCGACTGGCGCACCTTCCTCGCCGCGTTCGGCGGCGACGAGCGCTACGACGTGCGGCTCGCGACGCGCCGCCGCGTGCCGCGCGAATGGCATGCGCCGAACGTGAAGATCGGCTCCGCGTCCGGGCTGGCGAAGCAGCATGAGCTGTATGCGTGGGCCGACGTGATCGTCGTGCCGCTGCGGCCGAACTTCCACGCGTCGGGCATCACCGTGATGCTGGAGGCGGCGGCGGTCGGCAAGCCGATGATCGTGTCCGACGTCGGCGGGCTCAGCGACTATTTCCCGCACGACACGGCCGCCTATGTGCCGCCGTTCGACTCGCAGGCGCTGCGCCAGGCCGCGGACCGCTTCGTGGCCGATCCGGCCGCCGCGCTCGCCTGTGCGCGGGCCGCGGCCGCGCGCCTGCGCGAACGCGACCTGACCACGCAGGCGTTTGCCGAGCAGCACGTGCGGATCACGCGCGACCTGCTGCGGCGGCGCCATACGCCCGCGCCGGCCGGCCTCGCGATGCCGCTCGCGGATTCCCGTCCTTCGTCGCAGTGA
- a CDS encoding polysaccharide biosynthesis/export family protein, which yields MLKRPMRPLALAVAMTTFLSACASAPGNYLDSSNLKDEGRQGQAETYPVHYIDAKLVMDQLQKQQVEHPLPPGRYTDPSQYVYRVGPQDILGVTVWDHPELTTPQGQSFSSGGNTTQSVAGALQQPYTTALPGQADPYGQTVGADGTIFFPFVGRVHVAGKTVAQIRDEMASKLARYVKNPQLDVRVLSFRSQKVQVTGEVKQPGPLAVSDVPLTLVDAISRSGGSTAEADLQRVRLTRDGKLYTLDANGVLDRGEVKQNVMLQPGDIVNVPDRSDSRVFIMGEVKTPVTVPMLKGRLTIADALTAGGGILDTDANPRKIYVMRGMRDNPTKPEVFRLDMTQPDALMLSSRFPLQPLDVVYVSTASSVQFNRVLQQVLPTIQTIFYMRQITR from the coding sequence ATGCTGAAACGCCCGATGCGCCCGCTGGCGCTTGCCGTCGCGATGACGACCTTCCTGTCGGCCTGCGCGAGCGCGCCCGGCAACTACCTCGACTCGTCGAACCTGAAGGACGAAGGCCGGCAGGGCCAGGCCGAGACCTATCCGGTTCATTACATCGACGCCAAGCTGGTGATGGACCAGCTGCAGAAGCAGCAGGTCGAGCACCCGCTGCCGCCGGGCCGCTATACGGATCCGTCGCAGTACGTGTACCGCGTCGGCCCGCAGGACATCCTCGGCGTCACGGTGTGGGACCACCCGGAACTGACGACGCCGCAGGGCCAGTCGTTCTCGAGCGGCGGCAACACGACGCAGTCGGTCGCGGGCGCGCTGCAGCAGCCGTATACGACCGCGCTGCCGGGCCAGGCCGATCCGTACGGGCAGACGGTGGGCGCCGACGGCACGATCTTCTTCCCGTTCGTCGGCCGCGTGCACGTCGCGGGCAAGACGGTCGCGCAGATTCGCGACGAAATGGCGTCGAAGCTGGCGCGCTACGTGAAGAACCCGCAGCTCGACGTGCGCGTGCTGTCGTTCCGCAGCCAGAAGGTGCAGGTGACGGGCGAAGTGAAGCAGCCGGGCCCGCTCGCGGTGAGCGACGTGCCGCTGACGCTCGTCGACGCGATCTCGCGCTCCGGCGGCTCGACCGCCGAGGCCGACCTGCAGCGCGTGCGCCTGACGCGTGACGGCAAGCTCTACACGCTCGACGCGAACGGCGTGCTCGACCGCGGCGAAGTGAAGCAGAACGTGATGCTGCAGCCGGGCGACATCGTCAACGTGCCGGACCGCAGCGACAGCCGCGTGTTCATCATGGGCGAGGTCAAGACGCCGGTCACGGTGCCGATGCTCAAGGGCCGGCTGACGATCGCCGATGCGCTGACCGCCGGCGGCGGCATCCTCGACACCGACGCGAACCCGCGCAAGATCTACGTGATGCGCGGGATGCGCGACAACCCGACGAAGCCCGAAGTGTTCCGCCTCGACATGACGCAGCCCGATGCGTTGATGCTGTCGAGCCGCTTCCCGCTTCAGCCGCTCGACGTCGTGTACGTGAGCACGGCCAGCTCGGTGCAGTTCAACCGTGTGCTGCAGCAGGTGCTGCCGACGATCCAGACGATCTTCTACATGCGGCAGATCACGCGCTGA
- a CDS encoding low molecular weight protein-tyrosine-phosphatase codes for MFRNILIVCHANVCRSPAAEMLFKSHAASRGGPRATFHSAGVYANDGDGIDPVMRRLLAERGVDATPHRSRPLSRRIVRDADLILVSERGQIAAVEAVDPFARGKVHLLGKWEDAEIADPHGGPEADYRESYSLIERLVQGWLQKLC; via the coding sequence ATGTTCCGGAACATCCTGATCGTCTGCCACGCGAACGTCTGCCGCAGCCCGGCGGCGGAAATGCTGTTCAAGTCGCACGCCGCGTCGCGCGGCGGCCCGCGCGCGACGTTTCACTCGGCCGGCGTGTACGCGAACGACGGCGACGGCATCGACCCGGTGATGCGGCGGCTGCTCGCGGAGCGCGGCGTCGATGCGACGCCGCATCGTTCGCGGCCGCTGTCGCGCCGGATCGTGCGTGACGCCGACCTGATTCTCGTCAGCGAGCGCGGACAGATCGCGGCCGTCGAAGCGGTCGATCCGTTCGCGCGCGGCAAGGTCCACCTGCTCGGCAAGTGGGAAGACGCCGAAATCGCCGATCCGCATGGCGGCCCCGAGGCCGACTATCGCGAGAGCTACTCACTGATCGAACGTCTGGTTCAAGGATGGCTGCAAAAACTATGCTGA
- a CDS encoding polymerase — protein MSTIAADRAPSRSRRWFAEPKHWAGQAGLWGVTAALIAVHQGKVLTLAFPVLAIAVGLWLYFKSPARYVGFMWWVWFLSPEVRRLADWSKGAFTPTSLIQVAPLAVTMIAGLGLLRHYRVLAQRRGIPILLILFGLTYAYLVGIVSSGVMAATYDLANWLYPVLIGFHIMVNARDYPEYRDVLLSTFMWGMLVMGLYGIVQYFVMPQWDVLWMIGSDMGSQGEPVPYGVRVFSTMNSSGPFAFAIMGALVFVFAAPQRVRWFAGAAGFVSFALCLVRSTWGGWVIALAIQLVQSSNRVRMRILISGVVLVGLCVPLLTVGPVADRLGQRLQSITNLKDDRSYDDRNKFYATFAQTAFTDVAGEGMGATGASTKLSSDSGELGKYGSFDSGVMNVPFVLGWPGTLLYLAGVAMLLGRTLRAAFKLRKDKFVGACLSLCLSVFAMLVFTNSLIGTGGLLLFTAIFSILSAAHWQKAQRLLVAARLRGGDH, from the coding sequence ATGAGCACGATTGCCGCCGACCGCGCGCCGTCGCGTTCCCGCCGCTGGTTTGCCGAGCCGAAGCACTGGGCCGGGCAGGCCGGGCTGTGGGGCGTCACGGCCGCGCTGATTGCCGTGCACCAGGGCAAGGTGCTGACGCTCGCGTTCCCGGTGCTCGCGATCGCGGTCGGCCTCTGGCTGTATTTCAAGAGCCCGGCGCGCTATGTCGGCTTCATGTGGTGGGTGTGGTTCCTGAGCCCCGAGGTGCGGCGTCTCGCCGACTGGTCGAAGGGCGCGTTCACGCCGACCAGCCTGATCCAGGTCGCGCCGCTCGCGGTGACGATGATCGCCGGCCTCGGGCTGCTGCGGCATTACCGCGTGCTCGCGCAGCGGCGGGGGATTCCGATCCTGCTGATCCTGTTCGGGCTGACCTACGCGTATCTCGTCGGCATCGTGTCGAGCGGCGTGATGGCCGCGACCTACGACCTGGCGAACTGGCTGTATCCGGTGCTGATCGGCTTTCACATCATGGTCAACGCGCGCGACTACCCCGAGTATCGCGACGTGCTGCTGTCCACCTTCATGTGGGGCATGCTGGTGATGGGCCTGTACGGGATCGTGCAGTACTTCGTGATGCCGCAGTGGGACGTGCTGTGGATGATCGGCTCCGACATGGGTTCGCAGGGCGAGCCGGTGCCGTACGGCGTGCGCGTGTTCAGCACGATGAATTCGTCCGGGCCGTTCGCGTTTGCGATCATGGGCGCGCTGGTATTCGTGTTCGCGGCGCCGCAGCGCGTGCGCTGGTTCGCGGGCGCGGCCGGCTTCGTGTCGTTCGCGCTGTGCCTGGTGCGCTCGACGTGGGGCGGCTGGGTGATCGCGCTCGCGATCCAGCTCGTGCAGTCGAGCAACCGCGTGCGGATGCGGATCCTCATCAGCGGGGTCGTGCTGGTCGGGCTGTGCGTGCCGCTGCTGACCGTCGGCCCGGTCGCCGACCGGCTGGGCCAGCGCCTGCAGTCGATCACGAACCTGAAGGACGACCGGAGCTACGACGACCGCAACAAGTTCTACGCCACGTTCGCGCAGACGGCGTTTACCGACGTCGCCGGCGAAGGGATGGGCGCGACCGGCGCGTCGACCAAGCTGTCGAGCGACAGCGGCGAGCTCGGCAAGTACGGCAGCTTCGACAGCGGCGTGATGAACGTGCCGTTCGTGCTCGGCTGGCCCGGCACGCTGCTGTATCTCGCCGGCGTCGCGATGCTGCTCGGCCGCACGCTGCGCGCGGCGTTCAAGCTGCGCAAGGACAAGTTCGTCGGCGCGTGCCTGAGCCTGTGCCTGTCGGTGTTCGCGATGCTCGTGTTCACCAACTCGCTGATCGGCACGGGCGGCCTGCTGCTGTTCACGGCCATTTTTTCGATACTTTCCGCGGCGCACTGGCAGAAGGCGCAACGCCTGCTGGTCGCCGCGCGCTTACGGGGAGGCGACCATTGA
- a CDS encoding glycosyltransferase family 2 protein — MKISVLVPTYRRPADLARCLLALQRQQRLPDEVIVVARPEDDATHERLADPSVGGALPLRVVPVDVPGQVAALNKGLDSASGDIVAITDDDAAPRADWLARIEAGFAADPRVGAIGGRDWVHEKGRVLDESRERVGQLTLSGKIVGNHHLGVGGLREVDMLKGANMSYRRTAIERLRFDTRLRGAGAQVHNDMAFSMRVQRDGWKLVYDPAIAVDHFPAERFDDDRRDAASLNAISNGAFNLHLILREHLPPVRREIAWWWWTLVGTRVYPGLAHLLLSLHTARRDRVREHWRAVRRGARDARRANLAPTRAAMPPVTS; from the coding sequence ATGAAAATTTCCGTGCTCGTTCCGACCTACCGGCGCCCGGCCGACCTCGCGCGCTGCCTGCTGGCGCTGCAGCGCCAGCAGCGGCTGCCCGACGAGGTGATCGTCGTCGCGCGCCCGGAGGACGACGCCACGCACGAACGCCTCGCCGATCCGTCGGTGGGTGGCGCGCTGCCGCTGCGCGTCGTGCCGGTCGACGTGCCGGGGCAGGTCGCCGCGCTGAACAAGGGGCTCGACTCGGCGAGCGGCGACATCGTCGCGATTACCGACGACGATGCGGCGCCGCGCGCCGACTGGCTCGCGCGCATCGAGGCCGGCTTCGCCGCCGATCCGCGCGTCGGCGCGATCGGCGGGCGCGACTGGGTCCACGAGAAAGGTCGCGTGCTGGACGAGTCGCGCGAGCGCGTCGGCCAGCTCACGCTGTCCGGCAAGATCGTCGGCAATCACCACCTCGGGGTCGGCGGCCTGCGCGAAGTCGACATGCTGAAAGGCGCGAACATGAGCTACCGCCGCACCGCGATCGAGCGGCTGCGCTTCGACACGCGGCTGCGCGGCGCCGGCGCGCAGGTGCACAACGACATGGCGTTCAGCATGCGCGTGCAGCGCGACGGCTGGAAGCTCGTGTACGACCCGGCGATCGCCGTCGACCATTTCCCGGCCGAGCGCTTCGACGACGACCGGCGCGATGCCGCGTCGCTGAATGCGATCAGCAACGGCGCGTTCAACCTGCACCTGATCCTGCGCGAGCATCTGCCGCCGGTGCGGCGCGAAATCGCGTGGTGGTGGTGGACACTGGTCGGCACGCGCGTCTATCCGGGCCTCGCGCACCTGCTGCTGTCGCTGCACACGGCGCGGCGCGACCGCGTGCGCGAGCACTGGCGCGCGGTGCGCCGCGGCGCACGCGACGCGCGCCGCGCGAACCTGGCCCCCACCCGTGCGGCGATGCCGCCGGTGACGTCTTGA
- a CDS encoding UDP-glucose dehydrogenase family protein, producing the protein MNLTIIGSGYVGLVTGACLADIGHDVFCLDVDQAKIDILNNGGVPIHEPGLKEVIARNRSAGRLRFSTDIEAAVAHGDVQFIAVGTPPDEDGSADLQYVLAAARNIGRYMTGFKVIVDKSTVPVGTAERVRAAVAEELAKRGGDQMFSVVSNPEFLKEGAAVDDFTRPDRIVIGCDDDVPGERARELMKKLYAPFNRNHERTLYMDVRSAEFTKYAANAMLATRISFMNELANLADRFGADIEAVRRGIGSDPRIGYHFLYAGCGYGGSCFPKDVEALIRTADEHGQALQILQAVSAVNANQKRVLADKIVARFGEDLTGRTFGVWGLAFKPNTDDMREAPSRALIAELLSRGARVAAYDPVAQQEARRVLALDLASHPSWLERLSFVDDEAQAARDADALVIVTEWKAFKSPDFVALGRQWKSPVIFDGRNLYEPETMSEQGIEYHPIGRPGSRQAVAARVPGAARANA; encoded by the coding sequence ATGAATCTGACTATCATCGGCAGCGGTTACGTAGGTCTGGTCACCGGCGCCTGTCTCGCCGACATCGGCCACGACGTGTTCTGTCTCGACGTCGATCAGGCAAAGATCGACATCCTGAACAACGGCGGCGTGCCGATCCACGAGCCGGGCCTGAAGGAAGTGATCGCGCGCAACCGCTCGGCGGGCCGCCTGCGCTTCTCGACCGATATCGAGGCGGCGGTCGCGCACGGCGACGTGCAGTTCATCGCGGTCGGCACGCCGCCCGACGAGGACGGCTCGGCCGACCTGCAGTACGTGCTCGCGGCCGCGCGCAACATCGGCCGCTACATGACCGGCTTCAAGGTGATCGTCGACAAGTCGACCGTGCCGGTCGGCACGGCCGAGCGCGTGCGCGCGGCGGTCGCGGAAGAGCTCGCGAAGCGCGGCGGCGACCAGATGTTCTCGGTCGTGTCGAACCCGGAATTCCTGAAGGAAGGCGCGGCGGTCGACGATTTCACGCGGCCGGACCGCATCGTGATCGGCTGCGACGACGACGTGCCGGGCGAGCGTGCGCGCGAGCTGATGAAGAAGCTGTACGCGCCGTTCAACCGCAACCACGAACGCACGCTGTACATGGACGTGCGCTCGGCCGAATTCACGAAGTACGCGGCGAACGCGATGCTCGCGACGCGCATCTCGTTCATGAACGAGCTCGCGAACCTCGCGGACCGTTTCGGCGCGGACATCGAGGCCGTGCGGCGCGGGATCGGCTCCGATCCGCGCATCGGCTATCACTTCCTGTACGCGGGCTGCGGCTACGGCGGCTCGTGCTTCCCGAAGGACGTCGAGGCGCTGATCCGCACCGCGGACGAGCACGGCCAGGCGCTGCAGATCCTGCAGGCCGTGTCGGCCGTCAACGCGAACCAGAAGCGCGTGCTGGCCGACAAGATCGTCGCGCGCTTCGGCGAGGACCTGACGGGCCGCACGTTCGGCGTCTGGGGCCTCGCGTTCAAGCCGAACACCGACGACATGCGCGAGGCGCCGAGCCGCGCGCTGATCGCCGAGCTGCTGTCGCGCGGCGCGCGCGTCGCCGCGTACGACCCGGTCGCGCAGCAGGAAGCGCGCCGCGTGCTCGCGCTCGACCTCGCGAGCCACCCGAGCTGGCTCGAGCGCCTGAGCTTCGTCGACGACGAGGCGCAGGCCGCGCGCGATGCCGACGCGCTCGTGATCGTCACCGAATGGAAGGCGTTCAAGAGCCCCGATTTCGTCGCGCTCGGCCGTCAGTGGAAGTCGCCCGTGATCTTCGACGGCCGCAACCTGTACGAGCCGGAGACGATGAGCGAGCAGGGCATCGAATATCACCCGATCGGCCGGCCGGGTTCGCGGCAGGCCGTCGCCGCCCGCGTGCCGGGCGCCGCGCGCGCGAACGCGTAA
- a CDS encoding polysaccharide biosynthesis tyrosine autokinase → MVNTQAKHSYADLTAKTEEEDVVLGQLLQVIMDDIWLLLGIAVTVVALAGLYCYVAKPVYQADVHVRVEGNDNTSQALTQTQTGAMINSGPQQAPTDSEIEIIKSRGVVAPVVEQFKLNFSVVPKTMPLLGSLAARLATPGEPARPWLGLKSYAWGGEIADIDSVSVVPALEGKKLTLTAGPNGSYSLVDENGARLLSGHTGEQAQGGGVTLLVSKLVARPGTQFTVVRYNDLDAITGFQAGITVTEQGKQTGVVQISLEGKDPEQTAAIANALAQSYLNQHVVAKQAEATKMLAFLKGEEPRLKADLERAEAALTQYQRTSGSINASDEAKVYLEGSVQYEQQIAAQRLQLASLAQRFTDSHPLVIAAKQQLAELEGEKQKYSDRFRSLPATEVKAVQLQRDAKVAEDIYVLLLNRVQELSVQKAGTGGNIHLVDSALRPGAPVKPKKVLILSAAVFLGLILGTGVVFLRRNLFQGIEDPDRVERTFNLPLYGLVPQSAEQVKLDAAAEKGGGRTRPILASLRPKDLSVESLRSLRTAMQFAMMDAKNRVIVLTGPTPGIGKSFLTVNLAVLLAHSGKRVLLIDADMRRGMLDRYFGLTVQPGLSELLSDQSPLEDAVRETPVQGLSFISAGTRPPNPSELLMSSRLPQYLEGLGKRYDVVLIDSPPVLAVTDATIIGRMAGATFLVLRAGMHTEGEIADAIKRLRTAGVDLEGGIFNGVPPKTRGYGRGYAAVHEYLSA, encoded by the coding sequence ATGGTGAACACGCAAGCGAAACACTCCTACGCGGATCTGACCGCGAAAACCGAGGAAGAGGACGTCGTCCTCGGCCAGCTGCTCCAGGTGATCATGGACGACATCTGGCTGCTGCTCGGCATCGCGGTCACGGTCGTCGCGCTCGCCGGCCTCTACTGCTACGTCGCGAAGCCGGTGTACCAGGCCGACGTGCACGTGCGGGTCGAGGGCAACGACAACACGTCGCAGGCGCTCACGCAGACGCAGACGGGCGCGATGATCAACAGCGGCCCGCAGCAGGCGCCGACCGATTCCGAAATCGAGATCATCAAGAGCCGCGGCGTGGTCGCGCCGGTCGTCGAGCAGTTCAAGCTGAACTTCTCGGTCGTGCCGAAGACGATGCCGCTGCTCGGCAGTCTCGCCGCGCGGCTGGCGACGCCGGGCGAGCCGGCGCGGCCGTGGCTCGGCCTGAAGTCGTATGCGTGGGGCGGCGAAATCGCCGACATCGACTCGGTCAGCGTCGTGCCCGCGCTCGAGGGCAAGAAGCTGACGCTGACGGCGGGCCCGAACGGCAGCTATTCGCTGGTCGACGAGAACGGCGCGCGGCTGCTGAGCGGCCACACCGGCGAGCAGGCGCAGGGCGGCGGCGTGACGCTGCTCGTGTCGAAGCTCGTCGCGCGCCCCGGCACGCAGTTCACGGTGGTCCGCTACAACGATCTCGATGCGATCACCGGTTTCCAGGCGGGCATCACGGTGACCGAGCAGGGCAAGCAGACGGGCGTCGTGCAGATCTCGCTGGAAGGCAAGGATCCCGAACAGACGGCCGCGATCGCCAATGCGCTCGCGCAGTCGTACCTGAACCAGCACGTCGTGGCGAAGCAGGCCGAGGCGACCAAGATGCTGGCCTTCCTGAAGGGCGAGGAGCCGCGCCTGAAGGCCGACCTCGAACGCGCGGAAGCGGCGCTGACGCAGTACCAGCGCACGTCCGGCTCGATCAACGCGAGCGACGAGGCGAAGGTCTACCTCGAGGGCAGCGTGCAGTACGAGCAGCAGATCGCCGCGCAGCGCCTGCAGCTCGCGTCGCTCGCGCAGCGCTTCACCGATTCGCATCCGCTCGTGATCGCCGCGAAGCAGCAGCTCGCCGAACTGGAAGGCGAGAAGCAGAAGTACAGCGACCGCTTCCGCAGCCTGCCGGCGACCGAAGTGAAGGCCGTGCAGCTGCAGCGCGACGCGAAGGTCGCCGAGGACATCTACGTGCTGCTGCTGAACCGCGTGCAGGAACTGTCGGTGCAGAAGGCCGGCACGGGCGGCAACATCCACCTGGTCGACTCGGCGCTGCGTCCGGGCGCGCCGGTCAAGCCGAAGAAGGTGCTGATCCTGTCGGCCGCGGTGTTCCTCGGGCTGATCCTCGGCACGGGCGTCGTGTTCCTGCGCCGCAACCTGTTCCAGGGCATCGAGGATCCCGATCGCGTCGAGCGCACCTTCAACCTGCCGCTGTACGGGCTGGTGCCGCAAAGCGCCGAGCAGGTGAAGCTCGACGCGGCGGCCGAGAAGGGCGGCGGCCGCACGCGGCCGATCCTCGCGAGCCTGCGCCCGAAGGATCTCAGCGTCGAAAGCCTGCGCAGCCTGCGCACCGCGATGCAGTTCGCGATGATGGACGCGAAGAACCGCGTGATCGTGCTGACCGGTCCGACGCCCGGCATCGGCAAGAGCTTCCTGACGGTCAACCTCGCGGTGCTGCTCGCGCATTCGGGCAAGCGCGTGCTGCTGATCGACGCCGACATGCGCCGCGGCATGCTCGACCGCTACTTCGGGCTGACCGTGCAGCCGGGCCTGTCCGAACTGCTGAGCGACCAGTCGCCGCTCGAGGACGCGGTCCGCGAGACGCCGGTGCAGGGCCTGTCGTTCATCTCGGCCGGCACGCGCCCGCCGAACCCGTCGGAGCTGCTGATGTCGAGCCGCCTGCCGCAGTACCTCGAAGGCCTCGGCAAGCGCTACGACGTGGTGCTGATCGATTCGCCGCCGGTGCTGGCGGTGACCGACGCGACGATCATCGGCCGCATGGCCGGCGCGACGTTCCTGGTGCTGCGCGCGGGCATGCATACCGAAGGCGAGATCGCCGACGCGATCAAGCGGCTGCGCACCGCGGGCGTCGATCTCGAAGGCGGGATCTTCAACGGCGTGCCGCCGAAGACGCGCGGCTACGGTCGCGGCTATGCGGCCGTGCACGAATACCTGAGCGCGTGA